The following are from one region of the Pectobacterium actinidiae genome:
- the hrpB gene encoding ATP-dependent helicase HrpB produces MILPPVSAVLDDVITALHNAPQVLFNAPTGAGKSTWLPLQLLQQGQLKGRIIMLEPRRLAAKSVAWRLAQQLGEEPGQTIGYRMRSESCVSDATKLEVVTEGMLTRLLQQDAELQGVALIILDEFHERSVQADLALALLLDVQQGLRDDLKLLIMSATLDNARLATLLPDAVCVVSEGRSYPVERCYAPLNNQERLEEGVARQVRRLLSEEAGSLLLFLPGVAEIRRVQALLENSVSSETDLCPLYGALTLAEQQKAILPAESGRRKVVLATNIAETSLTIEGIRLVVDSGLERVASFDVKSGVTRLVTQRISQASMVQRAGRAGRLSPGICWHLCSREQAERAAAQSEAEILNSDLSSIWLDLLLWGCTDVAQLTWLDTPPAPALYAARQLLRQLGITDEQDRLTIEGRKIAALGCDARLATMLYAASQQSSDALATAGCLAAILEEPPRGGSINLADWLHRPLPHWLRRAKQLTRRLSTTSGRINGDEADWLLALAFPDRIARRRSQDGRYQLANGSGAMMSPDEALSGTEWLLTPALLQNDRLVQNKQSADARILLTLPLDIERLERRLPGLINERNVVHWDEEKGTLRASQRDQIGCLTLRTRPLNKPSDEALQQAMLSWIREQGIDALNWDAAALQLRARLQCAHQWLPEVEWPRVDDDTLLATLDSWLLPSLAGVRDLRALHQINLSDALLRLLDWSLRQRLDSALPTHYTAPGGSRLPIAYYDDKPPVLSVRMQEMFGEQQSPLLAEGRVALVLELLSPAQRPLQITRDLAAFWQGTYRDVQKEMKGRYPKHVWPDDPANTAPTRRTKKYQNH; encoded by the coding sequence GTGATTTTACCGCCCGTCAGCGCCGTGCTGGATGATGTGATAACGGCGCTACATAACGCGCCTCAGGTGCTGTTCAATGCGCCAACAGGGGCGGGGAAATCAACCTGGCTACCGCTGCAATTGTTGCAACAGGGTCAATTGAAGGGGCGCATTATCATGCTGGAGCCACGCCGTCTGGCGGCGAAGAGCGTGGCCTGGCGGCTAGCACAGCAGTTGGGTGAAGAGCCGGGGCAAACCATAGGCTATCGCATGCGGTCGGAAAGCTGTGTGAGTGATGCAACGAAGCTGGAAGTTGTCACCGAAGGCATGCTGACCCGTTTGCTGCAACAGGATGCGGAACTGCAAGGCGTGGCACTAATCATCCTTGATGAATTTCACGAGCGCAGCGTGCAGGCCGATTTGGCATTGGCGCTGTTGCTTGATGTGCAACAAGGGCTGCGTGACGACTTAAAGTTGTTGATTATGTCCGCAACGCTCGACAATGCGCGGCTGGCGACGCTGTTGCCGGATGCCGTCTGCGTGGTTTCCGAAGGCCGTAGCTATCCGGTTGAGCGGTGTTATGCGCCGTTGAACAATCAGGAGCGTTTAGAAGAGGGCGTAGCGCGACAGGTGCGGCGTTTACTCAGTGAAGAGGCCGGTTCGCTGCTGCTGTTTTTGCCCGGCGTCGCGGAGATTCGCCGTGTGCAGGCGCTGCTGGAAAATAGCGTGTCGAGCGAGACAGATCTTTGTCCTTTATATGGTGCATTGACGCTGGCGGAGCAGCAAAAGGCGATTTTGCCTGCGGAATCGGGTCGTCGTAAGGTGGTGTTAGCCACCAATATTGCCGAAACCAGCCTGACGATTGAAGGCATCCGGCTGGTGGTGGACAGTGGCCTTGAGCGCGTAGCCAGTTTTGATGTGAAAAGCGGTGTCACGCGGTTGGTGACGCAGCGAATCAGTCAGGCGTCGATGGTGCAGCGCGCCGGACGAGCCGGACGTTTAAGCCCCGGCATATGCTGGCATCTGTGCTCGCGTGAACAAGCAGAGCGCGCGGCGGCGCAAAGCGAAGCCGAGATACTGAATAGCGATTTAAGCAGCATCTGGCTGGATTTATTACTCTGGGGCTGTACTGATGTGGCGCAGTTAACCTGGCTGGATACGCCTCCAGCCCCGGCGCTTTATGCTGCACGTCAACTGCTGCGCCAGCTTGGTATTACTGATGAGCAGGATCGGTTAACTATCGAGGGGCGGAAGATCGCCGCGTTAGGCTGCGATGCCCGCCTGGCGACGATGCTGTATGCCGCATCACAGCAAAGTTCAGACGCGTTGGCCACAGCCGGATGTCTGGCGGCGATACTCGAAGAGCCGCCACGTGGCGGGTCGATCAATCTGGCTGACTGGTTGCATCGCCCATTGCCGCACTGGCTGCGGCGGGCAAAGCAACTGACGCGCCGTTTATCGACGACCTCGGGACGTATTAACGGCGACGAAGCCGACTGGCTGCTGGCACTGGCATTTCCTGACCGCATCGCCCGACGACGTAGTCAGGATGGGCGCTACCAGCTTGCTAACGGCAGCGGCGCGATGATGTCGCCTGATGAGGCGCTGTCAGGTACGGAGTGGCTGCTGACCCCGGCGTTGCTACAGAACGATCGATTAGTGCAAAACAAGCAAAGCGCAGATGCGCGGATCCTGCTGACGTTGCCGTTGGATATTGAACGGCTGGAACGGCGGCTACCCGGATTAATAAATGAACGTAACGTGGTGCACTGGGACGAAGAAAAGGGTACTCTGCGCGCCAGCCAGCGCGACCAGATAGGTTGTCTGACTCTGCGAACGCGCCCGCTGAACAAGCCTTCCGATGAGGCACTACAGCAGGCGATGTTATCCTGGATTCGGGAGCAGGGGATTGATGCGTTAAACTGGGATGCTGCGGCGTTGCAGTTACGCGCCCGGCTACAGTGCGCGCACCAGTGGTTGCCTGAGGTTGAGTGGCCACGAGTGGATGATGACACGCTGCTGGCAACGCTGGATAGTTGGTTATTGCCGTCACTTGCCGGCGTGCGTGATTTACGTGCGCTGCACCAGATTAATTTGAGCGATGCGCTGCTGCGGTTGCTGGACTGGTCGCTGCGCCAGCGGCTGGATAGCGCACTGCCCACGCACTACACGGCTCCCGGCGGCAGTCGCTTGCCTATCGCCTATTATGACGATAAGCCTCCGGTGCTGTCGGTGCGGATGCAGGAAATGTTCGGTGAGCAGCAGAGTCCGCTGCTGGCGGAAGGGCGTGTGGCGTTGGTATTGGAACTTTTGTCACCCGCACAGCGTCCACTACAGATTACGCGAGATTTAGCGGCATTTTGGCAAGGTACGTACCGCGATGTGCAAAAAGAGATGAAGGGGCGTTACCCCAAGCATGTCTGGCCGGACGACCCGGCGAATACGGCGCCGACGAGACGCACCAAGAAATATCAGAATCACTAA
- the pcnB gene encoding polynucleotide adenylyltransferase PcnB codes for MFSRVANFCRKVLNRENEMVESEEPRQHLTVIPRDQHTISRSDISDNALKVLYRLNKAGYEAYLVGGGVRDLLLGKKPKDFDITTNATPDQVRKLFRNCRLVGRRFRLAHIMFGPEVIEVATFRGHHEQHQEQQEVKNSSQQAQSGMLLRDNIFGSVEEDAQRRDFSINSLYYSISDFSVRDYTNGLNDLRQGIIRMIGDPETRYREDPVRMLRAVRFAAKLNMTVSPETAEPIPRLASLLHDIPAARMFEESLKLLQSGYGYPTYKMLCEYQLFQPLFPLLSRYFTPNGDSTLERMVAQVLKNTDRRLQNDMRVNPAFLFSAMLWYPLVEHAQKLAQESGLAYFDAFSLAMNDVLDEQCRSLAIPKRITSLVRDIWQLQTRLSRRQGKRAYKLMEHPKFRAAYDLLCLRAEIENHQELLRLAQWWGEFQVATPPRQQNMLKSLDDGPTPHRRSRPRRPRKPTTTRRDPA; via the coding sequence ATCTTTTCCCGAGTTGCTAATTTTTGTCGTAAGGTACTGAATCGTGAGAACGAAATGGTCGAATCAGAGGAACCGCGCCAGCATCTGACGGTGATTCCTCGTGACCAACATACTATTTCACGCAGCGATATCAGCGATAACGCGCTGAAAGTACTTTATCGCCTGAACAAAGCGGGCTACGAGGCTTATTTGGTTGGCGGCGGCGTACGCGACCTGCTGCTGGGCAAAAAGCCGAAAGATTTTGATATCACCACTAACGCCACACCCGATCAGGTGCGCAAGTTATTCCGCAACTGTCGTTTGGTCGGGCGTCGTTTCCGTCTCGCCCATATCATGTTCGGGCCAGAGGTGATTGAAGTTGCCACGTTCCGTGGTCACCACGAACAGCATCAGGAACAGCAAGAAGTCAAAAACTCCTCTCAGCAGGCTCAAAGCGGCATGCTGTTACGCGACAATATTTTCGGTTCCGTTGAAGAAGATGCCCAGCGCCGCGATTTCTCGATCAATAGTCTCTATTACAGCATTTCTGATTTCAGCGTACGTGACTATACCAATGGCCTGAACGATCTGCGTCAAGGCATCATCCGTATGATTGGCGATCCTGAAACGCGCTACCGTGAAGACCCGGTGCGTATGCTGCGCGCCGTCCGTTTCGCCGCTAAGCTGAACATGACGGTCAGCCCGGAAACCGCTGAGCCGATTCCTCGTCTGGCCTCATTGCTGCACGATATTCCTGCGGCGCGCATGTTTGAAGAGTCGCTGAAGCTGCTTCAGTCAGGCTATGGCTACCCAACCTATAAAATGCTGTGTGAATACCAGCTGTTCCAGCCACTTTTCCCGCTGCTGAGCCGCTACTTCACACCAAACGGCGATTCCACGCTGGAGCGCATGGTTGCACAGGTACTGAAAAATACCGATCGGCGTCTGCAAAATGACATGCGGGTCAATCCAGCGTTTTTGTTTTCCGCCATGCTGTGGTATCCGCTGGTTGAACACGCACAAAAACTGGCTCAGGAAAGCGGACTGGCTTATTTCGATGCCTTCTCGCTAGCGATGAACGATGTACTGGATGAACAGTGTCGTTCTCTGGCGATCCCTAAACGCATTACCTCTTTAGTTCGTGATATCTGGCAATTGCAAACGCGGCTGTCTCGCCGTCAGGGTAAACGCGCTTATAAGCTGATGGAACATCCTAAATTCCGCGCCGCGTATGACCTGCTTTGCCTGCGTGCCGAAATCGAAAACCATCAGGAGCTGCTGCGTTTGGCTCAATGGTGGGGTGAATTCCAGGTTGCTACGCCGCCGCGTCAGCAAAACATGCTGAAATCGCTGGATGACGGCCCGACGCCGCATCGTCGTTCCCGCCCTCGTCGACCGCGTAAACCGACAACGACACGTAGAGATCCGGCCTGA
- the dksA gene encoding RNA polymerase-binding protein DksA yields the protein MQEGQNRKTSSLSILAIAGVEPYQEKPGEEYMNDAQLAHFKRILEAWRNQLMDEVDRTVSHMRDEAANFPDPVDRAAQEEEFSLELRNRDRERKLIKKIAKTLVKIEEEDFGFCESCGVEIGIRRLEARPTADLCIDCKTLAEIREKQMAG from the coding sequence ATGCAAGAAGGGCAAAACCGTAAGACATCTTCTCTGAGCATTCTCGCAATTGCCGGAGTAGAGCCGTACCAGGAGAAGCCGGGCGAAGAATATATGAACGACGCTCAGTTGGCTCATTTCAAGCGTATTCTTGAAGCATGGCGCAACCAACTCATGGATGAAGTGGACCGAACTGTATCGCACATGCGCGATGAAGCCGCAAACTTCCCCGACCCCGTGGATCGTGCTGCGCAGGAAGAAGAGTTCAGTCTCGAACTGCGTAACCGCGATCGTGAGCGCAAGCTGATCAAGAAAATCGCCAAAACCCTGGTGAAAATAGAAGAAGAGGATTTCGGATTCTGCGAATCCTGTGGCGTCGAGATTGGCATCCGCCGTCTGGAGGCTCGTCCGACCGCCGATCTGTGTATCGACTGCAAAACACTGGCAGAGATACGCGAAAAGCAAATGGCGGGATAA
- the panB gene encoding 3-methyl-2-oxobutanoate hydroxymethyltransferase: MKPTTISHLRQWKQEQRKFATITAYDASFSRLFFEQGIRVMLVGDSLGMTVQGHDSTLPVTTNDIVYHTQCVRRGAPLALVLSDMPFMTYATPEQTFSQAAELMRAGANMVKLEGGSWLAPTVKMLTERAVPVCGHLGLTPQSVNIFGGYKIQGRSESDANQLLADALALEEAGAQLLVLECVPVALAKRVTDALSIPVIGIGAGNVTDGQILVMHDAFGITGDNTPKFAKNFLAQSGDIRAAVRLYAQEVEQGIYPAEEHSFH, translated from the coding sequence ATGAAACCGACGACTATCTCCCACTTGCGCCAATGGAAACAAGAGCAGCGAAAATTCGCTACGATTACCGCTTACGACGCCAGTTTCTCCCGTTTGTTTTTTGAACAAGGCATCCGCGTAATGCTGGTGGGTGACTCGCTAGGAATGACCGTGCAAGGCCACGATTCCACCTTGCCCGTGACCACAAACGATATCGTTTACCACACGCAGTGTGTCCGCCGTGGCGCACCGCTGGCTTTGGTTCTCTCCGATATGCCTTTTATGACCTATGCCACGCCGGAACAAACATTCAGTCAGGCCGCAGAGCTGATGCGTGCCGGTGCGAATATGGTGAAGCTGGAAGGTGGAAGCTGGCTTGCCCCGACGGTAAAAATGTTGACCGAACGCGCAGTGCCGGTATGTGGTCATCTGGGTCTAACGCCGCAGTCGGTTAACATCTTCGGCGGCTATAAAATTCAGGGCCGGAGCGAAAGCGATGCCAATCAACTATTGGCCGATGCCCTTGCGCTTGAAGAAGCAGGTGCACAGTTGCTTGTGCTGGAATGCGTCCCTGTTGCGCTGGCCAAACGTGTGACGGACGCGCTGTCGATCCCCGTGATCGGGATTGGCGCAGGCAACGTGACTGATGGGCAGATTCTGGTCATGCATGATGCTTTCGGCATTACCGGCGACAACACGCCTAAGTTTGCCAAGAATTTTCTGGCACAAAGCGGCGACATCCGTGCGGCAGTGCGTTTGTATGCACAAGAAGTCGAACAAGGTATCTACCCGGCCGAAGAACATTCATTTCATTAA
- the panD gene encoding aspartate 1-decarboxylase, with amino-acid sequence MIRTMLQGKLHRVKVTQADLHYEGSCAIDQDFMDAAGILEYEAIDIYNVDNGQRFSTYAIAGERGSRIISVNGAAARLACVGDKLIICSYVQMSDEQARSHSPKVAYFSGDNELQRQAKAIPVQVA; translated from the coding sequence ATGATACGTACCATGCTGCAAGGCAAGCTGCACCGGGTCAAAGTGACTCAGGCTGACTTGCATTATGAAGGCTCTTGCGCCATCGATCAGGATTTTATGGATGCTGCTGGCATTCTGGAATATGAAGCGATTGATATCTACAACGTTGATAACGGTCAGCGTTTCTCTACCTACGCGATTGCGGGCGAAAGGGGTTCACGCATTATCTCCGTGAACGGTGCCGCTGCTCGCCTTGCCTGCGTCGGCGACAAACTGATTATCTGTTCCTACGTGCAAATGTCCGACGAGCAGGCCAGAAGCCACAGCCCGAAAGTGGCCTATTTCTCTGGCGATAACGAGCTACAGCGTCAGGCAAAAGCGATTCCGGTTCAGGTCGCCTGA
- the folK gene encoding 2-amino-4-hydroxy-6-hydroxymethyldihydropteridine diphosphokinase, with the protein MTRVYLALGSNLAQPLQQVRAALSALDAIPHTRVVCCSSFYRSRPLGPQDQPDYLNAVVELETALAAESLLDHTQAIELEQGRERKEHRWGPRTLDLDILLFGNAVIQTERLTVPHYDMKNREFMLYPLAEIAPELVFPDGETLAQRLTHVDRNGLALWDDEKPTATFNHE; encoded by the coding sequence ATGACGCGCGTGTATCTGGCGCTGGGCAGCAATCTTGCCCAGCCTTTGCAACAGGTACGCGCAGCATTGTCTGCGCTAGATGCGATCCCACATACGCGCGTCGTTTGCTGCTCCTCGTTTTATCGTAGCCGTCCACTTGGCCCGCAGGATCAGCCGGACTACCTCAACGCCGTTGTTGAACTGGAAACCGCATTAGCGGCCGAATCGCTGCTGGATCACACTCAGGCCATCGAGCTGGAACAAGGTCGCGAACGCAAGGAACATCGCTGGGGTCCACGCACGTTGGATCTGGACATTCTGCTGTTCGGCAATGCCGTCATCCAGACTGAACGTCTGACCGTGCCACATTACGACATGAAGAATCGTGAATTCATGCTCTACCCGCTCGCAGAAATCGCCCCTGAATTGGTATTCCCCGACGGCGAAACACTTGCCCAGCGCTTAACCCACGTCGACCGCAACGGTCTGGCCTTATGGGATGACGAGAAACCAACCGCAACATTCAACCACGAATAA
- the panC gene encoding pantoate--beta-alanine ligase, whose amino-acid sequence MLIIETPLLLRREVRRWRQEGKRIALVPTMGNLHDGHMTLVDEARARADIVIVSVFVNPMQFERPDDLARYPRTLQEDCEKLNRRGADLVFAPSPDVIYPNGLESQTFVDVPGLSSLLEGASRPGHFRGVATIVSKLFNLVQPDVACFGEKDYQQLALIRQLVRDMGYDIDIIGVPIVRAKDGLALSSRNGYLSAEERQLAPKLYQVMMNLSAQLDNGSRQIDTLLEQAADNLRDAGFTPDELFIRDADTLQPLSAASTRAVILMAAWLGKARLIDNHQVDLTV is encoded by the coding sequence GTGTTAATAATCGAAACCCCTCTGCTGCTGCGCCGCGAGGTTCGCCGCTGGCGTCAGGAAGGGAAACGCATTGCTTTGGTTCCCACCATGGGTAACTTGCATGACGGGCACATGACGCTGGTCGATGAAGCCAGAGCGCGTGCCGATATTGTTATTGTCAGCGTTTTTGTCAATCCTATGCAGTTTGAACGGCCAGATGATTTAGCCCGCTACCCCCGGACGTTGCAGGAAGACTGCGAGAAATTGAATCGTCGCGGTGCCGATCTGGTTTTCGCACCGAGCCCGGATGTGATATACCCAAATGGACTAGAGTCGCAAACGTTTGTCGATGTACCCGGTCTGTCTTCCCTGTTGGAAGGTGCCAGCCGTCCCGGTCATTTCCGTGGCGTTGCGACCATCGTCAGCAAGTTGTTCAATCTGGTACAGCCGGATGTAGCCTGCTTTGGTGAGAAAGATTACCAGCAGCTAGCGCTGATTCGGCAGCTTGTCCGCGATATGGGCTATGACATTGATATTATTGGCGTCCCTATCGTGCGTGCAAAAGATGGGTTGGCATTGAGTTCACGTAATGGCTATCTCAGTGCGGAAGAACGCCAATTGGCACCAAAACTTTATCAGGTGATGATGAATCTGTCGGCACAGCTGGACAACGGCTCTCGCCAGATAGACACCTTGTTGGAACAGGCGGCAGATAACCTGCGCGATGCAGGCTTTACGCCTGATGAACTGTTTATTCGCGATGCGGATACGTTGCAACCGCTGAGCGCGGCTAGCACACGAGCCGTGATTTTGATGGCTGCCTGGTTAGGCAAGGCCAGATTGATTGATAACCACCAGGTCGATTTGACTGTATGA
- the gluQRS gene encoding tRNA glutamyl-Q(34) synthetase GluQRS produces MSGTTGFTKTHHYVGRFAPSPSGDLHFGSLIAALGSYLQARSQQGRWLVRIEDIDPPREIPGAASRILAQLEHYGLHWDGEVIYQSQRHARYREILQLLQQQGMSYYCTCTRSRIQQLGGHYDGYCRTRNLPPDNAALRLRQTTPVFHFHDKLRGELHADRALAQEDFIIHRRDGLFAYNLAVVIDDNDQEITEIVRGADLIEPTVRQISLYQQLGYAIPTYVHLPLVLNTEGNKLSKQNHAPALPNSDPRPVLLAALQFLNQPLPENGQDMTLSTLLAWSVAHWSLDVVPLQEAINPSAITSAFSKGHW; encoded by the coding sequence ATGTCTGGAACAACTGGTTTCACCAAAACGCATCATTACGTCGGGCGTTTTGCTCCCTCTCCCTCTGGTGACCTGCATTTTGGTTCACTGATCGCCGCACTGGGTAGTTATCTTCAGGCTCGTTCTCAACAAGGGCGCTGGCTGGTACGCATTGAAGACATCGATCCGCCCCGAGAAATTCCCGGCGCCGCCTCCCGTATCCTTGCACAATTAGAACATTACGGCCTGCACTGGGACGGCGAGGTGATTTACCAGTCACAACGGCATGCGCGTTACCGTGAGATTCTTCAACTGCTACAACAGCAGGGAATGAGCTATTACTGCACCTGCACGCGTAGCCGTATTCAGCAGCTAGGTGGGCACTATGACGGCTATTGCCGGACGCGTAACCTGCCTCCCGATAACGCCGCACTACGCCTGCGTCAGACAACGCCGGTATTTCATTTTCACGATAAATTGCGTGGCGAGCTGCATGCTGACAGGGCACTCGCGCAGGAAGATTTCATTATCCACCGTCGCGACGGGCTGTTTGCCTATAATCTGGCCGTCGTGATCGACGATAACGATCAGGAGATTACGGAGATCGTGCGCGGTGCCGATCTTATCGAGCCGACGGTGCGGCAAATTTCGCTCTATCAGCAGTTGGGCTACGCGATCCCTACCTATGTTCATCTGCCGTTGGTGCTGAATACCGAGGGAAATAAGCTTTCCAAGCAGAATCATGCACCGGCGCTGCCGAATAGCGATCCGCGCCCCGTGCTGCTGGCTGCACTGCAATTCTTGAACCAACCGCTGCCGGAGAACGGTCAGGATATGACACTTTCCACCCTTCTGGCGTGGTCTGTCGCGCACTGGTCCCTTGATGTTGTGCCGTTACAGGAGGCAATAAACCCGTCCGCGATCACATCGGCATTCTCAAAGGGGCATTGGTGA
- the thpR gene encoding RNA 2',3'-cyclic phosphodiesterase — translation MSATRRLFFALSLPETTQQEIIRWRAEHFPLEVGRPVAAANLHLTLAFLGDVSEQKAQVLQTLAGRIRQPTFSLTLNDAGHWPRPGVVWLGCRRAPRGLLQLAELLRSQAARNGCYQTALPFHPHITLLRGATRPVAIPPATFSWQIDMTHFSLYESLFDNGKTRYQQLESWSFIK, via the coding sequence ATGTCAGCCACCCGCCGCCTGTTTTTTGCCTTATCATTGCCGGAAACCACACAGCAAGAAATTATCCGCTGGCGTGCCGAACACTTCCCTCTGGAGGTTGGTCGTCCGGTCGCCGCCGCGAATCTTCATCTGACACTGGCGTTTTTGGGCGATGTCAGCGAGCAAAAAGCGCAGGTCTTACAGACATTAGCGGGCCGCATCCGTCAACCCACGTTTTCCCTTACGCTGAATGACGCTGGACACTGGCCGCGTCCCGGCGTGGTCTGGCTGGGCTGCCGTCGTGCACCGCGCGGGCTGTTACAGTTGGCGGAACTGCTGCGCTCCCAGGCCGCGCGCAACGGCTGCTATCAAACGGCCTTGCCGTTTCATCCGCACATTACGCTATTACGTGGCGCAACTCGCCCCGTTGCCATTCCCCCCGCAACCTTTAGCTGGCAGATCGACATGACGCACTTTTCGCTTTACGAGTCACTTTTCGACAACGGCAAAACCCGCTATCAACAGTTGGAAAGCTGGTCATTTATTAAATAA
- the tnpA gene encoding IS200/IS605 family transposase → MSSYRSSAHVFWRCKYHLVWTPKYRYKILTGTVGKELYRSIYILCNMKDCEILELNVQPDHVHLVVMVPPKLSISTLMGVLKGRTAIRLYNKFPHIRKKLWGNHFWARGYFADTVGVNEEIIRRYVRHQDKKDQEYEQQMELLQD, encoded by the coding sequence ATGAGCAGTTATAGAAGTTCAGCACATGTGTTTTGGCGTTGCAAATACCACTTGGTTTGGACCCCAAAATATCGCTACAAGATTTTAACGGGCACAGTAGGGAAAGAGCTTTACCGTTCGATTTACATACTTTGCAATATGAAAGATTGCGAGATATTGGAACTAAATGTTCAACCAGACCATGTTCATCTTGTCGTGATGGTTCCACCGAAACTCTCAATTTCAACGCTAATGGGCGTCCTGAAAGGGCGCACGGCAATTCGTCTCTACAATAAATTCCCGCATATAAGAAAGAAACTGTGGGGCAATCACTTTTGGGCTAGAGGATACTTTGCGGACACGGTGGGAGTGAACGAAGAAATTATCAGACGTTACGTGAGGCATCAGGATAAGAAAGACCAAGAATACGAACAGCAAATGGAGTTATTGCAGGATTAA
- the sfsA gene encoding DNA/RNA nuclease SfsA has protein sequence MNYTPRLQPARLIKRYKRFLADVLTPEGETLTLHCANTGAMTGCATPGDTVWYSTSDNPKRKYAQSWELTETQQHHWICVNTLRANTLLYEALLENRIEELAGYPDVKTEVKYGTENSRVDLLLQAPDRIDCYIEVKSVTLLQHECGYFPDAVTLRGQKHLRELQQMVANGKRAVLFFAVLHSGIQQVSPARHIDSRYAELFIEAQQAGVEILCYGSTLCPDGIKLTHKLPLLA, from the coding sequence ATGAACTATACCCCACGCTTACAACCCGCCCGGTTGATTAAACGCTACAAACGCTTTTTGGCCGATGTTTTGACCCCAGAAGGCGAGACGCTCACGCTGCACTGCGCCAATACCGGTGCAATGACGGGCTGTGCCACACCTGGCGATACCGTCTGGTACTCCACATCAGATAACCCTAAACGTAAGTATGCCCAGAGCTGGGAACTGACTGAAACGCAACAACATCACTGGATTTGTGTCAATACTCTGCGTGCCAACACATTATTGTACGAAGCCTTGTTAGAGAATCGCATAGAAGAGCTGGCAGGCTACCCGGACGTAAAAACGGAAGTGAAATACGGTACGGAAAATAGCCGAGTCGACCTGCTTTTACAGGCGCCGGACAGGATTGACTGCTATATTGAGGTGAAATCTGTCACATTATTGCAACATGAATGTGGTTACTTTCCCGATGCGGTTACCCTCAGAGGGCAAAAGCATCTGCGTGAGCTGCAACAAATGGTTGCCAATGGAAAACGTGCTGTCCTTTTTTTCGCCGTGCTCCATTCAGGCATTCAGCAGGTTTCTCCCGCCCGGCATATTGATTCACGCTATGCGGAATTATTTATCGAAGCACAGCAGGCAGGGGTTGAAATTTTATGTTACGGCTCCACATTATGCCCTGATGGTATTAAATTGACACACAAGCTACCGTTATTGGCATGA
- a CDS encoding ABC transporter permease codes for MMHLYWVALQSIWVKEVTRFGRIWIQTLVPPVITMTLYFIIFGNLIGSRIGEMHGFTYMQFIVPGLIMMAVITNAYANVASSFFSAKFQRNIEELLVAPVPTHVIIAGYIGGGIARGLCVGVLVTAVSLFFVPLHVHAWWIIVLTLLLTATLFSLAGLLNAVFAKTFDDISLIPTFVLTPLTYLGGVFYSLTLLPPFWQAVSKLNPVVYMISGFRYGFLGIQDVPLLFTMSVLIAFIVVFYLLVWWLIERGRGLRT; via the coding sequence GTGATGCATTTATATTGGGTGGCGTTGCAGAGTATCTGGGTGAAAGAAGTCACCCGATTTGGGCGTATCTGGATTCAGACGCTGGTGCCGCCAGTGATCACCATGACGCTGTATTTCATTATTTTCGGCAACCTGATCGGTTCGCGTATTGGGGAAATGCATGGTTTTACCTACATGCAGTTTATCGTGCCCGGCTTGATCATGATGGCGGTGATTACCAACGCCTATGCCAACGTGGCTTCTTCCTTTTTCAGCGCCAAGTTTCAACGCAATATTGAAGAACTGTTGGTTGCGCCAGTGCCGACTCACGTGATTATTGCGGGTTACATTGGCGGCGGTATCGCGCGTGGCCTGTGCGTGGGGGTTCTGGTGACGGCGGTGTCGCTGTTCTTCGTCCCGCTGCATGTTCATGCCTGGTGGATCATCGTTCTGACGCTCTTGCTGACGGCGACGCTGTTTTCGCTGGCGGGCTTATTGAACGCGGTTTTTGCGAAAACCTTTGATGATATCAGCCTGATTCCGACGTTTGTGTTAACGCCGCTGACCTATCTGGGCGGGGTGTTTTACTCACTGACGCTGCTGCCACCGTTCTGGCAGGCCGTTTCCAAGCTGAACCCGGTGGTGTACATGATCAGCGGTTTCCGTTACGGCTTCCTCGGGATTCAGGACGTGCCGCTGCTGTTCACGATGTCTGTGCTGATTGCCTTTATCGTGGTGTTTTATCTGCTGGTCTGGTGGCTGATTGAACGCGGACGCGGGCTGCGGACATAG